The following are from one region of the Bacteroidota bacterium genome:
- a CDS encoding TonB-dependent receptor — protein MKKIFALSLALFGLLSLQAQQAKLKGQIGSDADNENLSGITILLLESNQKVSADATGKFEITNINYGSYTMQIQGEGFEMITKVIKVDQPEMVLSLITLQADDYKAQIDNGTTVVVADDGGSGSSQMVASVLNASRDVFVAATSFNFSAARFRLRGYDAENFVTLMNGSPTTDLVTGRTMFFLWSGLNDVMRSRETSLGLAQSTYTFGGVGGSFSIDSRASHQRKQLQASYAISNRTYDNRFMLTYGSGWLKGNWSIAASISRRWAQEGFIKGTFFDGTSYFLAIDKKINAKHMLSLTTFGTPNSSGRAAPATLEQIELAGDKYYNSFWGYQNGKMRNSSVAKSFDPTAILTHEWNINNRTQVISAATITVGRNSRSAFDWFNAPDPRPEYYKNLPSYYNDPQAANAVATYLKDNPNMMQVQWDQLYEANRLNVETFENVDGVAGKNITGAYARYVLEERRIDHTIFNFNTYINTMISDNISVNGGLTYQFQKSNYYKVIGDLMGADYYVDINRFASLDSTDYSLPLFQSDLNNPNRILKEGDRFGYDYDAVVGKGTGWASATARFAKIDLFASAELSNTGFYRNGNMRNGNFADESYGKSAKQSFTNYALKGGATYKINGRNYVFANAMTLTRAPLFDNVYAAPRVRNQIASNLINENIMGLEAGYFLRAPKLRGRAVAYYTTFENQYNTFSAFTFEENAFVNFTNTAINKTHKGIELALESLLPHGITLSGAASIGQFVYTDRPKLTITQDNTAEQLVKDETVYIKNFHVATGPQSAYTAGISYRSKNFWFVSLNANYFAQIYADVYQYRRTTSATDLVEPGSQLWNDILKQTQYDGQYTIDFFGGWSYRLNNNIKSLKRPMYIVINVGVNNLLNNTDLVTGAFEPLRFDKSLTTFAENAQPRLYYGFGRTYFINLVFRMN, from the coding sequence ATGAAAAAAATATTTGCACTATCGCTCGCATTATTCGGATTACTAAGCCTGCAGGCACAACAGGCAAAACTTAAAGGCCAGATAGGCAGCGATGCCGACAATGAAAACCTATCAGGCATAACCATTTTGCTACTAGAGTCTAATCAAAAAGTTTCTGCTGATGCAACAGGAAAATTCGAGATTACCAACATTAACTATGGTAGTTATACCATGCAAATACAAGGTGAAGGCTTTGAAATGATTACCAAAGTAATTAAGGTTGACCAACCCGAAATGGTGTTAAGCCTGATTACCTTGCAGGCAGACGACTATAAAGCACAAATAGATAATGGCACCACCGTTGTAGTTGCCGATGATGGCGGCAGCGGTTCATCTCAAATGGTGGCAAGTGTTCTAAATGCATCGCGCGATGTTTTTGTTGCAGCCACCTCATTTAATTTTAGTGCAGCACGTTTTCGCTTGCGTGGTTATGATGCCGAAAATTTTGTAACCCTTATGAATGGCAGCCCCACCACCGACCTTGTTACCGGGCGCACCATGTTCTTTTTGTGGAGTGGGTTGAATGATGTAATGCGAAGTCGCGAGACATCGTTGGGCTTGGCACAAAGCACCTATACGTTTGGTGGTGTTGGAGGTTCTTTTTCAATAGACAGCAGAGCCTCGCATCAGCGTAAGCAATTGCAGGCATCTTATGCAATAAGCAACCGCACCTACGATAATCGATTTATGTTAACATATGGAAGTGGATGGTTAAAAGGTAATTGGTCTATTGCTGCCAGCATTTCGCGCAGGTGGGCACAAGAAGGCTTTATAAAAGGCACTTTTTTTGACGGTACCAGCTATTTTTTAGCTATTGATAAAAAAATAAATGCTAAGCACATGCTTAGCCTCACAACCTTTGGCACACCAAACAGTTCGGGGCGTGCGGCTCCTGCTACCCTGGAGCAAATAGAACTTGCTGGCGATAAATATTATAATTCGTTTTGGGGTTACCAAAACGGAAAAATGCGTAATTCTTCGGTTGCAAAATCTTTTGACCCTACTGCCATACTTACCCATGAGTGGAATATAAATAACCGCACGCAAGTCATAAGCGCAGCAACCATTACGGTAGGAAGAAATTCGCGTTCAGCTTTTGATTGGTTTAATGCGCCTGACCCACGACCTGAGTATTATAAAAATTTACCTAGCTACTATAATGACCCGCAAGCTGCCAATGCAGTAGCCACCTATTTAAAAGACAATCCAAATATGATGCAGGTGCAATGGGATCAATTGTACGAAGCAAATCGCCTCAATGTTGAAACATTTGAAAATGTGGATGGAGTAGCCGGAAAAAATATAACCGGTGCTTATGCACGTTATGTTTTAGAAGAAAGAAGAATTGACCATACAATTTTCAACTTCAATACATATATCAATACAATGATTAGTGATAATATTTCGGTAAACGGAGGATTAACTTATCAATTCCAAAAATCAAACTACTATAAGGTAATAGGAGATTTAATGGGAGCTGACTATTATGTAGACATCAATCGATTTGCAAGCTTAGACAGCACTGATTATTCGCTGCCATTATTTCAAAGCGATCTTAATAATCCTAACCGCATTTTAAAAGAAGGCGACCGCTTTGGATATGACTATGACGCGGTAGTAGGCAAAGGCACCGGATGGGCATCGGCAACAGCAAGATTTGCAAAGATTGATTTGTTTGCTTCTGCCGAATTATCAAACACCGGATTTTACAGAAATGGAAATATGCGAAATGGAAATTTTGCTGATGAAAGCTACGGCAAATCGGCAAAACAATCGTTTACAAACTATGCACTTAAGGGAGGTGCTACCTACAAAATAAACGGACGCAATTATGTTTTCGCAAATGCAATGACCTTAACGCGCGCACCCTTGTTTGACAATGTTTATGCTGCACCACGAGTTCGCAATCAAATTGCATCAAACCTTATTAACGAAAATATAATGGGGTTAGAAGCCGGCTACTTTTTGCGTGCTCCCAAACTTAGAGGTCGTGCAGTAGCATATTATACAACATTCGAAAATCAATATAACACCTTTAGTGCCTTTACATTTGAAGAAAATGCCTTTGTAAATTTTACAAACACGGCTATAAATAAGACCCACAAAGGAATTGAGCTTGCACTCGAATCATTGCTTCCACATGGTATAACATTAAGCGGAGCAGCATCCATTGGTCAATTCGTTTACACCGATCGTCCCAAGCTAACCATCACGCAAGATAATACTGCTGAGCAGTTGGTAAAAGACGAAACAGTTTATATTAAAAATTTCCATGTAGCCACAGGCCCTCAATCTGCTTACACGGCTGGCATTAGTTACCGTTCTAAAAACTTTTGGTTTGTAAGTTTAAATGCAAATTATTTTGCTCAAATATATGCTGACGTTTATCAATACAGAAGAACTACCTCAGCAACCGACCTGGTAGAACCCGGTTCGCAATTGTGGAACGACATTTTAAAACAAACTCAATATGATGGTCAATATACCATCGACTTTTTTGGAGGCTGGAGTTATCGATTAAATAATAATATAAAATCGCTTAAGCGACCTATGTATATTGTTATTAATGTAGGGGTAAATAATTTGCTGAATAATACCGACTTAGTTACCGGTGCATTTGAGCCATTGCGTTTCGACAAATCGCTTACAACCTTTGCCGAAAATGCGCAACCACGCTTATATTATGGCTTTGGCAGAACCTATTTTATTAACCTTGTATTCCGAATGAACTAA